A region from the Triticum aestivum cultivar Chinese Spring chromosome 3D, IWGSC CS RefSeq v2.1, whole genome shotgun sequence genome encodes:
- the LOC123075029 gene encoding uncharacterized protein, which translates to MATESMPPRGQAVKSFNKRFKEYVLTKLRCGRGDDVVTGAYNMPVPRSARPSAAPSSRPSEACTSHGQWGEGPSTTTTLPRHDSSLPLHRSSSVLLRQGQTSQDHGMGLDSMPELYLSPNPYAYTGYGAYTQGEGSQPYLSTRGISMPEETHVPDLNQYQVECPDSTGEGSDQGIPDVNWNDEYTQPGDNVNAVDTNFFREDVIGPSFIPEESQQPYAYNYASGSQQGLQTPPPMQESQTQEDQLEYGRGLRVTRPPNRLELSGPKGRPAGRRRLQ; encoded by the exons ATGGCGACGGAAAGCATGCCGCCCAGGGGACAAGCTGTCAAGTCATTCAATAAACGTTTTAAAGAATACGTGCTAACAAAGTTGAGATGTGGTAGAGGCGACGACGTTGTCACTGGAGCGTACAACATGCCAGTACCGAGGTCAGCCAGACCGAGTGCGGCGCCGTCGTCCAGACCGAGCGAGGCGTGTACAAGCCATGGGCAGTGGGGGGAGGGTCCGAGTACAACAACGACATTGCCACGACATGACTCATCTCTGCCACTACATCGCTCTTCTTCGGTGCTGCTTCGTCAGGGGCAGACATCACAGGACCATGGTATGGGCTTGGATTCGATGCCCGAGCTGTATCTTTCCCCAAACCCATATGCATACACAGGATATGGAGCATACACTCAAGGTGAGGGATCTCAGCCGTATCTCTCCACGCGAGGGATCTCCATGCCCGAGGAGACTCATGTCCCAGATTTAAACCAGTACCAGGTAGAATGTCCAGACAGTACAGGCGAGGGATCTGATCAG GGCATACCTGATGTAAATTGGAACGATGAGTACACCCAACCTGGCGACAATGTTAACGCAGTAGATACAAATTTCTTCAGAGAGgacgttattggcccatcttttATCCCCGAGGAGTCACAACAACCATACGCCTACAATTACGCATCAGGTTCGCAACAAGGATTACAGACTCCACCACCTATGCAGGAGTCGCAGACACAGGAAGACCAACTGGAGTACGGTCGCGGTCTTCGTGTAACTCGACCACCTAATCGCTTGGAGCTTTCCGGTCCAAAGGGAAGGCCAGCTGGCCGTCGTCGACTACAATGA